A single Hippocampus zosterae strain Florida chromosome 1, ASM2543408v3, whole genome shotgun sequence DNA region contains:
- the LOC127607389 gene encoding DNA dC->dU-editing enzyme APOBEC-3G-like isoform X1, which yields MNDISFSLCLSELLSRSCFVFQYENALFGARGRTYLCFIAQSDEIGATSVSGYFCSTSDEAHAEMRFLDYLKTSHRGHDTRVACYLSWSPCANCSQALVQFLQNNANIKLRIFVSRLYRTEVKENRKGLQLLSDAGVPLRVMKNKDFEYCWKTFVDHQQSPFPPWYHILGNQEHYQEELSDILQQNDLGAQDGVCVLIVGTSMVRHVKISRCSISCHPGAHVEDVNDVIPRLLAQQPSVIAVVAHVGTWDHNLQQSEKLKNDYISLVRTIQDTKKRVIVSGPFVPPWFGEAKFSRVRQLHIWLKGYCCSGGIPYVDNFTTFLNRRDLFKPDLLHPNLFGSRLLAMNIELTLLSCNAFSK from the exons ATGAATGACATCTCCTTTTCCCTTTGCCTCAGTGAGCTTTTGAGCAGGAGTTGCTTTGTCTTCCAATACGAAAATGCGCTTTTTGGAGCACGTGGGAGAACCTACCTGTGCTTTATAGCACAAAGTGATGAAATTGGGGCTACTTCTGTCTCCGGATATTTCTGCAGTACTTCTGATGAAGCGCACGCAGAG ATGCGTTTTCTGGATTACTTGAAAACGTCGCATCGAGGACACGACACCAGGGTCGCGTGTTACTTGTCCTGGTCCCCCTGCGCAAACTGCTCCCAGGCGTTAGTCCAATTCCTCCAAAACAACGCAAACATAAAGCTCAGGATCTTCGTGTCACGCCTCTACCGCACGGAGGTCAAGGAAAATCGCAAGGGCCTGCAATTGCTGAGTGACGCCGGAGTGCCCCTCCGAGTTATGAAGAACAAAG ACTTTGAATACTGCTGGAAAACCTTTGTTGATCATCAACAGAGCCCCTTCCCACCTTGGTACCACATTCTCGGAAACCAGGAGCATTATCAAGAAGAACTCTCGGATATTCTCCAGCAG aacgaCCTTGGCGCACAGGACGGGGTATGCGTTCTTATCGTCGGGACTTCGATGGTCCGGCACGTGAAGATTAGCAGATGCAGTATTTCTTGTCACCCAGGTGCACACGTTGAGGATGTCAATGACGTCATCCCCCGTCTGCTGGCTCAGCAGCCGTCGGTCATTGCCGTGGTTGCTCACGTTGGAACGTGGGACCACAACCTGCAACAGTCGGAGAAACTTAAGAATGACTACATCTCCCTCGTACGCACCATCCAGGACACAAAGAAGCGTGTCATAGTCTCAGGCCCCTTTGTTCCACCCTGGTTTGGTGAGGCCAAGTTTAGCCGCGTCAGACAACTGCATATCTGGCTTAAAGGATACTGTTGCAGCGGAGGCATCCCTTATGTGGAcaacttcaccacttttctcaATAGACGGGATCTTTTCAAGCCAGACCTCCTCCACCCAAATCTCTTTGGATCTCGGCTTTTAGCCATGAACATTGAACTCACTCTGCTCTCCTGCAATGCGTTCTCCAAATAA
- the LOC127607389 gene encoding uncharacterized protein LOC127607389 isoform X2 — translation MEEPGELLSRSCFVFQYENALFGARGRTYLCFIAQSDEIGATSVSGYFCSTSDEAHAEMRFLDYLKTSHRGHDTRVACYLSWSPCANCSQALVQFLQNNANIKLRIFVSRLYRTEVKENRKGLQLLSDAGVPLRVMKNKDFEYCWKTFVDHQQSPFPPWYHILGNQEHYQEELSDILQQNDLGAQDGVCVLIVGTSMVRHVKISRCSISCHPGAHVEDVNDVIPRLLAQQPSVIAVVAHVGTWDHNLQQSEKLKNDYISLVRTIQDTKKRVIVSGPFVPPWFGEAKFSRVRQLHIWLKGYCCSGGIPYVDNFTTFLNRRDLFKPDLLHPNLFGSRLLAMNIELTLLSCNAFSK, via the exons ATGGAGGAACCAGG TGAGCTTTTGAGCAGGAGTTGCTTTGTCTTCCAATACGAAAATGCGCTTTTTGGAGCACGTGGGAGAACCTACCTGTGCTTTATAGCACAAAGTGATGAAATTGGGGCTACTTCTGTCTCCGGATATTTCTGCAGTACTTCTGATGAAGCGCACGCAGAG ATGCGTTTTCTGGATTACTTGAAAACGTCGCATCGAGGACACGACACCAGGGTCGCGTGTTACTTGTCCTGGTCCCCCTGCGCAAACTGCTCCCAGGCGTTAGTCCAATTCCTCCAAAACAACGCAAACATAAAGCTCAGGATCTTCGTGTCACGCCTCTACCGCACGGAGGTCAAGGAAAATCGCAAGGGCCTGCAATTGCTGAGTGACGCCGGAGTGCCCCTCCGAGTTATGAAGAACAAAG ACTTTGAATACTGCTGGAAAACCTTTGTTGATCATCAACAGAGCCCCTTCCCACCTTGGTACCACATTCTCGGAAACCAGGAGCATTATCAAGAAGAACTCTCGGATATTCTCCAGCAG aacgaCCTTGGCGCACAGGACGGGGTATGCGTTCTTATCGTCGGGACTTCGATGGTCCGGCACGTGAAGATTAGCAGATGCAGTATTTCTTGTCACCCAGGTGCACACGTTGAGGATGTCAATGACGTCATCCCCCGTCTGCTGGCTCAGCAGCCGTCGGTCATTGCCGTGGTTGCTCACGTTGGAACGTGGGACCACAACCTGCAACAGTCGGAGAAACTTAAGAATGACTACATCTCCCTCGTACGCACCATCCAGGACACAAAGAAGCGTGTCATAGTCTCAGGCCCCTTTGTTCCACCCTGGTTTGGTGAGGCCAAGTTTAGCCGCGTCAGACAACTGCATATCTGGCTTAAAGGATACTGTTGCAGCGGAGGCATCCCTTATGTGGAcaacttcaccacttttctcaATAGACGGGATCTTTTCAAGCCAGACCTCCTCCACCCAAATCTCTTTGGATCTCGGCTTTTAGCCATGAACATTGAACTCACTCTGCTCTCCTGCAATGCGTTCTCCAAATAA